A single Sulfurimonas aquatica DNA region contains:
- a CDS encoding D-alanine--D-alanine ligase: protein MNIEIITMQNTCSNESALAKEKSYTNVLEAVKKAGYDVALSICNTQTDLTDIVKRKPDLLILDIQSLITEDGSTVLLSDFFTDNNINFSGSSKEALLFGSNKALAKSYLEDKGIRTPRYFTAVPGEYKRDYDIPINYPLFLQPLSSATIPHKEILPFVNNFNEFETRVCDLYALSKTPTLVEEYLDGRDFKVSIIKAEDENMLVSSIEIITLKSEKNMMNINKEIKTDIKSKTIPIEDKFIKNKVENLAIDAYIDLDIRDYGEINIKMNTNGQCFFMQVNLSPEITNTTSSFLQVFTDEHKLSYENLVKIIVDEGLSRVS, encoded by the coding sequence TTGAATATAGAAATAATTACAATGCAAAACACCTGCTCAAATGAGAGTGCTTTAGCAAAAGAAAAATCTTACACTAATGTATTAGAAGCAGTTAAAAAAGCAGGTTATGATGTAGCGTTAAGCATATGTAATACACAAACAGACCTAACCGATATAGTAAAAAGAAAACCAGACTTACTAATCCTAGATATCCAAAGTTTAATAACAGAAGACGGTTCAACTGTTTTACTATCAGATTTTTTTACAGATAATAATATTAATTTTTCTGGTTCTTCTAAAGAAGCATTACTATTTGGCTCCAATAAGGCTCTTGCAAAGTCCTACTTGGAAGATAAAGGTATTCGTACACCTAGATACTTTACAGCAGTTCCTGGTGAATATAAACGCGATTATGACATACCAATCAACTATCCTCTTTTTTTACAGCCTCTATCTTCTGCAACTATACCTCATAAAGAGATCTTGCCTTTTGTAAATAATTTCAATGAATTTGAGACTAGAGTTTGTGATCTTTATGCCCTATCTAAAACTCCTACTTTGGTTGAAGAGTATTTGGATGGACGCGATTTTAAAGTTTCTATCATTAAAGCAGAAGATGAGAATATGCTAGTTTCATCAATTGAGATAATAACGCTTAAATCAGAAAAAAACATGATGAATATTAATAAAGAGATAAAAACAGATATTAAAAGTAAAACTATTCCCATAGAAGACAAATTCATTAAAAACAAGGTTGAAAATCTTGCCATAGATGCATATATAGACCTTGACATTAGAGACTATGGAGAGATAAATATAAAAATGAATACGAATGGTCAGTGTTTTTTCATGCAAGTAAACCTAAGCCCTGAAATAACCAATACAACTAGTAGTTTTCTTCAAGTTTTTACAGATGAGCATAAACTAAGCTATGAAAATCTAGTGAAGATAATTGTTGATGAAGGCTTAAGCAGAGTTAGTTAA
- a CDS encoding cold-shock protein — protein MATLLNGTVKWFNSEKGFGFIEQEDGGKDVFVHFRQVNSNGQSRVSLDEGQRVTYEVGEGEKGPQAENVTGL, from the coding sequence ATGGCAACATTATTAAATGGAACAGTTAAATGGTTCAACTCTGAAAAAGGTTTCGGTTTTATCGAACAAGAAGATGGCGGGAAAGATGTATTTGTACATTTTCGTCAAGTAAATAGTAATGGACAAAGTCGTGTATCTCTTGACGAAGGTCAAAGAGTAACATACGAAGTTGGTGAAGGCGAAAAAGGCCCACAAGCAGAAAACGTTACTGGTTTATAG